A window of Conger conger chromosome 13, fConCon1.1, whole genome shotgun sequence contains these coding sequences:
- the LOC133107710 gene encoding uncharacterized protein LOC133107710 isoform X1 produces MSNTFQRQIVTIMEEMATSVLTEMSKGVEGSATLCIEMSGSHENKGSKVIFPVVQSETRMAQLASVIELLAQEAVNKICDLALEDSAVLRLEVTRSQKEIGALKRKLELMEKELRTLQGGAAGERSLKAHSVGVQDACELRATEIELPHSAVVHLCGDAVPTVVGEDIAPLQHVSMMTEPPDVEDGIESIIIKEERLEEDLESRHLEGRLDISKEGEENEFPALIRIYKTEDRLQLSKQGIPAVAHQNCVEAKGQPMPGGPDKNWNLLSGMDGITEQLILWRGANESLFTGKRNAAVKGFEIFIKEMGLEGKVTVAFMKKKWENLKQKYKELKSLPIGRSTEGGEMTAATWKWYGAMNKVLGSGHSITPLAVGSPSAPVGTVVPFPSEERAAGSCFSPTTASTSSSTVPEAPSSSPPLKRAKKEPEWLLAIKELERREEARDVREAEWERVMMEREERREREMMEREERREREMMEREERRDREMRGREERLVRESRDRENRRTREAAAREARFLHVMDFLLKK; encoded by the exons ATGTCGAATACCTTTCAAAGACAAATTGTCACCATAATGGAAGAAATGGCCACATCAGTCCTTACAGAAATGAGTAAAGGTGTCGAGGGCTCAGCCACTTTGTGTATTGAAATGTCCGGCTCTCATGAGAATAAAGGGTCTAAAGTTATATTCCCGGTGGTGCAAAGCGAAACGAGGATG GCACAACTTGCATCTGTTATAGAGCTACTAGCTCAGGAGGCGGTCAATAAAATCTGTGACCTTGCTCTTGAGGATTCAGCAGTTTTGCGTCTGGAAGTGACTCGGAGTCAGAAAGAGATTGGAGCTCTCAAGAGGAAACTGGAGCTGATGGAGAAGGAATTGAGGACTTTGCAGGGAGgtgcagcaggagagagatCCTTAAAAGCCCATTCTGTTGGAGTGCAGGATGCCTGCGAATTAAGAGCAACAGAAATTG AGCTGCCACATTCTGCCGTCGTCCATTTGTGTGGTGATGCAGTCCCCACAGTTGTGGGAGAGGACATTGCTCCATTGCAGCATGTCAGCATGATGACAGAG CCACCAGATGTGGAGGATGGGATTGAGTCAATAATTATTAAGGAGGAACGGCTTGAAGAGGATTTGGAGAGCCGTCATCTGGAGGGGAGGCTGGACATCAGTAAAGAGG GGGAGGAAAATGAATTCCCTGCTCTTATAAGGATATATAAGACAGAGGACAGACTGCAGCTTAGTAAACAGG GGATACCTGCTGTTGCACATCAGAACTGTGTAGAGGCAAAAGGACAACCTATGCCAGGCGGGCCAGATAAGAATTGGAATCTACTCAGTG GGATGGATGGAATAACAGAGCAGCTAATCTTATGGAGAGGCGCTAACGAGAGCCTCTTCACGGGCAAGCGAAACGCTGCAGTGAAGGGGTTTGA GATATTTATCAAAGAGATGGGGCTGGaggggaaggtgacagtggcGTTTATGAAGAAAAAGTGGGAGAACCTTAAACAGAAATACAAG gagtTAAAGAGTCTACCCATTGGGAGGagcacagagggaggggagatgACCGCTGCCACCTGGAAGTGGTATGGGGCCATGAACAAGGTGTTGGGTTCCGGGCACAGCATCACCCCTCTGGCTGTTGGCTCTCCGTCTGCTCCAGTTGGCACAGTCGTCCCCTTTCCCTCTGAGGAGAGAGCTGCCGGCTCCTGTTTCAGCCCCACCACCGCCTCCACCTCCAGCTCTACTGTTCCTGAGGCTCCATCCTCCAGCCCACCCCTCAAGAGGGCCAAAAAGGAGCCTGAATGGCTCCTGGCCATCAAAGAGCTGGAGAGAAGGGAGGAGGCCAGGGACGTCagggaggcagagtgggagagggtgatgatggagagggaagagaggagggagcgggagatgatggagagagaggagaggagggagcgggagatgatggagagagaggagaggagggaccGGGagatgagggggagagaggagcgtcTCGTTAGAGAAAGTAGGGACCGCGAAAACAGACGGACAAGGGAGGCAGCTGCCCGAGAGGCACGCTTTTTGCACGTGATGGATTTTTT
- the LOC133107710 gene encoding uncharacterized protein LOC133107710 isoform X2: protein MSNTFQRQIVTIMEEMATSVLTEMSKGVEGSATLCIEMSGSHENKGSKVIFPVVQSETRMAQLASVIELLAQEAVNKICDLALEDSAVLRLEVTRSQKEIGALKRKLELMEKELRTLQGGAAGERSLKAHSVGVQDACELRATEIELPHSAVVHLCGDAVPTVVGEDIAPLQHVSMMTEPPDVEDGIESIIIKEERLEEDLESRHLEGRLDISKEGIPAVAHQNCVEAKGQPMPGGPDKNWNLLSGMDGITEQLILWRGANESLFTGKRNAAVKGFEIFIKEMGLEGKVTVAFMKKKWENLKQKYKELKSLPIGRSTEGGEMTAATWKWYGAMNKVLGSGHSITPLAVGSPSAPVGTVVPFPSEERAAGSCFSPTTASTSSSTVPEAPSSSPPLKRAKKEPEWLLAIKELERREEARDVREAEWERVMMEREERREREMMEREERREREMMEREERRDREMRGREERLVRESRDRENRRTREAAAREARFLHVMDFLLKK, encoded by the exons ATGTCGAATACCTTTCAAAGACAAATTGTCACCATAATGGAAGAAATGGCCACATCAGTCCTTACAGAAATGAGTAAAGGTGTCGAGGGCTCAGCCACTTTGTGTATTGAAATGTCCGGCTCTCATGAGAATAAAGGGTCTAAAGTTATATTCCCGGTGGTGCAAAGCGAAACGAGGATG GCACAACTTGCATCTGTTATAGAGCTACTAGCTCAGGAGGCGGTCAATAAAATCTGTGACCTTGCTCTTGAGGATTCAGCAGTTTTGCGTCTGGAAGTGACTCGGAGTCAGAAAGAGATTGGAGCTCTCAAGAGGAAACTGGAGCTGATGGAGAAGGAATTGAGGACTTTGCAGGGAGgtgcagcaggagagagatCCTTAAAAGCCCATTCTGTTGGAGTGCAGGATGCCTGCGAATTAAGAGCAACAGAAATTG AGCTGCCACATTCTGCCGTCGTCCATTTGTGTGGTGATGCAGTCCCCACAGTTGTGGGAGAGGACATTGCTCCATTGCAGCATGTCAGCATGATGACAGAG CCACCAGATGTGGAGGATGGGATTGAGTCAATAATTATTAAGGAGGAACGGCTTGAAGAGGATTTGGAGAGCCGTCATCTGGAGGGGAGGCTGGACATCAGTAAAGAGG GGATACCTGCTGTTGCACATCAGAACTGTGTAGAGGCAAAAGGACAACCTATGCCAGGCGGGCCAGATAAGAATTGGAATCTACTCAGTG GGATGGATGGAATAACAGAGCAGCTAATCTTATGGAGAGGCGCTAACGAGAGCCTCTTCACGGGCAAGCGAAACGCTGCAGTGAAGGGGTTTGA GATATTTATCAAAGAGATGGGGCTGGaggggaaggtgacagtggcGTTTATGAAGAAAAAGTGGGAGAACCTTAAACAGAAATACAAG gagtTAAAGAGTCTACCCATTGGGAGGagcacagagggaggggagatgACCGCTGCCACCTGGAAGTGGTATGGGGCCATGAACAAGGTGTTGGGTTCCGGGCACAGCATCACCCCTCTGGCTGTTGGCTCTCCGTCTGCTCCAGTTGGCACAGTCGTCCCCTTTCCCTCTGAGGAGAGAGCTGCCGGCTCCTGTTTCAGCCCCACCACCGCCTCCACCTCCAGCTCTACTGTTCCTGAGGCTCCATCCTCCAGCCCACCCCTCAAGAGGGCCAAAAAGGAGCCTGAATGGCTCCTGGCCATCAAAGAGCTGGAGAGAAGGGAGGAGGCCAGGGACGTCagggaggcagagtgggagagggtgatgatggagagggaagagaggagggagcgggagatgatggagagagaggagaggagggagcgggagatgatggagagagaggagaggagggaccGGGagatgagggggagagaggagcgtcTCGTTAGAGAAAGTAGGGACCGCGAAAACAGACGGACAAGGGAGGCAGCTGCCCGAGAGGCACGCTTTTTGCACGTGATGGATTTTTT
- the LOC133107710 gene encoding uncharacterized protein LOC133107710 isoform X3, translated as MEKELRTLQGGAAGERSLKAHSVGVQDACELRATEIELPHSAVVHLCGDAVPTVVGEDIAPLQHVSMMTEPPDVEDGIESIIIKEERLEEDLESRHLEGRLDISKEGEENEFPALIRIYKTEDRLQLSKQGIPAVAHQNCVEAKGQPMPGGPDKNWNLLSGMDGITEQLILWRGANESLFTGKRNAAVKGFEIFIKEMGLEGKVTVAFMKKKWENLKQKYKELKSLPIGRSTEGGEMTAATWKWYGAMNKVLGSGHSITPLAVGSPSAPVGTVVPFPSEERAAGSCFSPTTASTSSSTVPEAPSSSPPLKRAKKEPEWLLAIKELERREEARDVREAEWERVMMEREERREREMMEREERREREMMEREERRDREMRGREERLVRESRDRENRRTREAAAREARFLHVMDFLLKK; from the exons ATGGAGAAGGAATTGAGGACTTTGCAGGGAGgtgcagcaggagagagatCCTTAAAAGCCCATTCTGTTGGAGTGCAGGATGCCTGCGAATTAAGAGCAACAGAAATTG AGCTGCCACATTCTGCCGTCGTCCATTTGTGTGGTGATGCAGTCCCCACAGTTGTGGGAGAGGACATTGCTCCATTGCAGCATGTCAGCATGATGACAGAG CCACCAGATGTGGAGGATGGGATTGAGTCAATAATTATTAAGGAGGAACGGCTTGAAGAGGATTTGGAGAGCCGTCATCTGGAGGGGAGGCTGGACATCAGTAAAGAGG GGGAGGAAAATGAATTCCCTGCTCTTATAAGGATATATAAGACAGAGGACAGACTGCAGCTTAGTAAACAGG GGATACCTGCTGTTGCACATCAGAACTGTGTAGAGGCAAAAGGACAACCTATGCCAGGCGGGCCAGATAAGAATTGGAATCTACTCAGTG GGATGGATGGAATAACAGAGCAGCTAATCTTATGGAGAGGCGCTAACGAGAGCCTCTTCACGGGCAAGCGAAACGCTGCAGTGAAGGGGTTTGA GATATTTATCAAAGAGATGGGGCTGGaggggaaggtgacagtggcGTTTATGAAGAAAAAGTGGGAGAACCTTAAACAGAAATACAAG gagtTAAAGAGTCTACCCATTGGGAGGagcacagagggaggggagatgACCGCTGCCACCTGGAAGTGGTATGGGGCCATGAACAAGGTGTTGGGTTCCGGGCACAGCATCACCCCTCTGGCTGTTGGCTCTCCGTCTGCTCCAGTTGGCACAGTCGTCCCCTTTCCCTCTGAGGAGAGAGCTGCCGGCTCCTGTTTCAGCCCCACCACCGCCTCCACCTCCAGCTCTACTGTTCCTGAGGCTCCATCCTCCAGCCCACCCCTCAAGAGGGCCAAAAAGGAGCCTGAATGGCTCCTGGCCATCAAAGAGCTGGAGAGAAGGGAGGAGGCCAGGGACGTCagggaggcagagtgggagagggtgatgatggagagggaagagaggagggagcgggagatgatggagagagaggagaggagggagcgggagatgatggagagagaggagaggagggaccGGGagatgagggggagagaggagcgtcTCGTTAGAGAAAGTAGGGACCGCGAAAACAGACGGACAAGGGAGGCAGCTGCCCGAGAGGCACGCTTTTTGCACGTGATGGATTTTTT
- the LOC133107708 gene encoding oocyte zinc finger protein XlCOF6-like isoform X2: protein MSNNFQTRIASVIELLAKAALEEMRKVVDLDSVVLGFEISQDQNEDGVPKKPLFMAQISTVLDALAKDAVNNLCKLATEESAALRLEVSQSRDEIGTLKRKLELIEKELRTLQGGAAGERSLKTHSVGVQVALELRETEREESRSRQVGLWGDSGLTDMEEDVNPLQCVVMMVESEDLQDDGLESIVIKEEILEEDLDDANLQEGLKLSGEGSVKLGTYAGEKPPIIHQVPAEETGTHTEDVEGQDAAAKSNADVPVKDECLASRKHFRKTKNLKTGGTAGNDEKRPGYSNDRKHIRQKCTPKIKRVLGSAEKLFVCGHCGKRFAVKHRLELHERVHTGEKPHKIARKEEKAYSCTECGKTFNQKYSLKTHQIVHAAEKPFNCTRCGKGFTVKRSLLVHQRIHTGEKPYSCVTCGKSFRQASYLTVHRRVHTGEKPYPCNKCEKSFSSANSLKTHQVVHTGEKAFSCAICGRSFSVAVNLNRHLRVHTGEKPFSCDICGRCFTQANSLKDHKQIHTGQRRFRKEKPFSCATCGRRFTHQVTLQKHEETHTGEQNTQNPCTCEFCGKTFRYAHYLKIHERVHTGEKPYSCVKCGRCFSQVSALLSHQKIHTGEKPFTCDICGKNFSFQNSLKSHQRTHTGEKPFNCATCGKTFSFVGNLKRHQRVHTGEKPFSCHICGKSFSQANNVKAHQQIHTGEKPFMCDKCGKSFAYVRNLREHKCVYT, encoded by the exons ATGTCTAATAATTTTCAAACACGAATAGCCTCTGTTATAGAATTATTGGCAAAAGCGGCCTTAGAAGAAATGAGGAAAGTTGTCGACCTGGACTCTGTTGTTTTAGGTTTTGAAATATCGCAGGATCAAAATGAGGATGGAGTGCCGAAGAAACCGCTCTTTATG GCACAGATTTCTACTGTTTTGGATGCACTGGCTAAAGACGCAGTAAACAACCTCTGTAAACTTGCCACTGAAGAGTCAGCGGCTTTGCGTCTGGAAGTGTCTCAGAGCCGGGATGAGATTGGAACTCTGAAGAGGAAACTGGAGCTGATAGAGAAGGAGTTAAGGACTTTGCAGGGAGgtgcagcaggagagagatCCTTAAAAACCCATTCTGTTGGAGTGCAGGTTGCTTTGGAAttaagagaaacagaaagag AGGAATCCCGGTCTCGTCAGGTTGGGTTGTGGGGGGACTCTGGACTCACAGACATGGAAGAGGACGTAAATccactgcagtgtgtggtcATGATGGTAGAG TCGGAGGATTTGCAAGACGATGGACTCGAATCGATTGTCATCAAGGAAGAAATATTGGAAGAGGACTTGGATGACGCCAATCTACAGGAGGGCCTGAAACTCAGTGGAGAGG GATCTGTAAAATTAGGCACTTACGCAGGGGAAAAACCTCCCATTATACATCAGGTCCCTGCAGAGGAAACCGGCACGCATACAGAGGACGTGGAGGGACAGGATGCTGCTGCCAAGTCAAACGCAGACGTTCCTGTCAAAGACGAATGCCTCGCCAGTAGAAAGCATTTCAGGAAAACGAAAAACCTGAAGACTGGCGGGACGGCAGGCAATGACGAAAAAAGACCAGGCTATTCAAACGACAGGAAGCACATTAGACAGAAGTGTACTCCTAAAATCAAACGGGTCCTCGGCTCGGCAGAGAAACTGTTTGTCTGCGGACATTGCGGGAAGAGATTTGCGGTGAAACACAGGCTTGAATTGCACGAGCGGGTTCACACTGGAGAGAAACCGCACAAGATCGCTCGCAAGGAAGAGAAGGCGTACAGCTGCACAGAGTGCGGAAAGACCTTCAATCAGAAATATAGCCTTAAAACACACCAGATTGTCCATGCGGCAGAGAAACCATTCAATTGCACACGGTGTGGAAAGGGTTTCACTGTTAAACGCAGCCTCTTGGTACACCAGCGTATTCACACGGGTGAGAAACCATACAGCTGCGTTACATGCGGAAAGAGTTTCCGCCAAGCTAGCTACCTTACAGTGCACCGCAGggttcacacaggagagaagccGTACCCTTGCAACAAATGTGAGAAGAGCTTCAGCAGTGCAAATAGTCTGAAAACGCACCAGGTAGTTCATACGGGAGAGAAGGCCTTCAGCTGTGCTATATGCGGGAGGAGTTTCAGCGTTGCAGTTAACCTCAATCGACACCTACGAGTGCACACGGGAGAGAAACCGTTCAGCTGTGACATATGCGGGAGGTGTTTCACACAAGCTAATAGTCTGAAAGACCATAAGCAAATTCACACTGGACAGAGAAGGTTTAGAAAGGAGAAACCATTCAGTTGCGCTACATGTGGGAGAAGGTTCACTCATCAGGTCACACTCCAGAAACATGAGGAAACTCACACTGGAGAGCAAAACACACAGAATCCTTGCACTTGTGAGTTTTGTGGAAAGACCTTCAGGTATGCGCATTACCTTAAAATACATGAGCGagttcacacaggagagaaaccatACAGCTGTGTGAAGTGTGGCAGGTGTTTTAGCCAGGTAAGTGCACTTCTATCACACcaaaaaatacacacaggagagaaaccatTCACCTGTGACATATGTGGGAAGAATTTCAGTTTTCAAAATAGTCTTAAGTCACATCAAAGAACTCACACTGGAGAGAAGCCTTTTAACTGTGCCACATGTGGGAAGACTTTCAGTTTTGTGGGCAATCTTAAGAGACATCAACGtgttcacacaggagagaaaccatTTAGCTGTCATATTTGTGGGAAAAGTTTCAGCCAAGCAAATAATGTTAAAGCTCACCAGCAaattcacacaggagagaaaccatTCATGTGTGAcaagtgtgggaagagttttgcATATGTAAGAAATCTTAGGGAACACAAATGTGTTTACACCTGA
- the LOC133107708 gene encoding oocyte zinc finger protein XlCOF6-like isoform X1 codes for MSNNFQTRIASVIELLAKAALEEMRKVVDLDSVVLGFEISQDQNEDGVPKKPLFMAQISTVLDALAKDAVNNLCKLATEESAALRLEVSQSRDEIGTLKRKLELIEKELRTLQGGAAGERSLKTHSVGVQVALELRETEREESRSRQVGLWGDSGLTDMEEDVNPLQCVVMMVESEDLQDDGLESIVIKEEILEEDLDDANLQEGLKLSGEGEIGSVKLGTYAGEKPPIIHQVPAEETGTHTEDVEGQDAAAKSNADVPVKDECLASRKHFRKTKNLKTGGTAGNDEKRPGYSNDRKHIRQKCTPKIKRVLGSAEKLFVCGHCGKRFAVKHRLELHERVHTGEKPHKIARKEEKAYSCTECGKTFNQKYSLKTHQIVHAAEKPFNCTRCGKGFTVKRSLLVHQRIHTGEKPYSCVTCGKSFRQASYLTVHRRVHTGEKPYPCNKCEKSFSSANSLKTHQVVHTGEKAFSCAICGRSFSVAVNLNRHLRVHTGEKPFSCDICGRCFTQANSLKDHKQIHTGQRRFRKEKPFSCATCGRRFTHQVTLQKHEETHTGEQNTQNPCTCEFCGKTFRYAHYLKIHERVHTGEKPYSCVKCGRCFSQVSALLSHQKIHTGEKPFTCDICGKNFSFQNSLKSHQRTHTGEKPFNCATCGKTFSFVGNLKRHQRVHTGEKPFSCHICGKSFSQANNVKAHQQIHTGEKPFMCDKCGKSFAYVRNLREHKCVYT; via the exons ATGTCTAATAATTTTCAAACACGAATAGCCTCTGTTATAGAATTATTGGCAAAAGCGGCCTTAGAAGAAATGAGGAAAGTTGTCGACCTGGACTCTGTTGTTTTAGGTTTTGAAATATCGCAGGATCAAAATGAGGATGGAGTGCCGAAGAAACCGCTCTTTATG GCACAGATTTCTACTGTTTTGGATGCACTGGCTAAAGACGCAGTAAACAACCTCTGTAAACTTGCCACTGAAGAGTCAGCGGCTTTGCGTCTGGAAGTGTCTCAGAGCCGGGATGAGATTGGAACTCTGAAGAGGAAACTGGAGCTGATAGAGAAGGAGTTAAGGACTTTGCAGGGAGgtgcagcaggagagagatCCTTAAAAACCCATTCTGTTGGAGTGCAGGTTGCTTTGGAAttaagagaaacagaaagag AGGAATCCCGGTCTCGTCAGGTTGGGTTGTGGGGGGACTCTGGACTCACAGACATGGAAGAGGACGTAAATccactgcagtgtgtggtcATGATGGTAGAG TCGGAGGATTTGCAAGACGATGGACTCGAATCGATTGTCATCAAGGAAGAAATATTGGAAGAGGACTTGGATGACGCCAATCTACAGGAGGGCCTGAAACTCAGTGGAGAGGGTGAGATTG GATCTGTAAAATTAGGCACTTACGCAGGGGAAAAACCTCCCATTATACATCAGGTCCCTGCAGAGGAAACCGGCACGCATACAGAGGACGTGGAGGGACAGGATGCTGCTGCCAAGTCAAACGCAGACGTTCCTGTCAAAGACGAATGCCTCGCCAGTAGAAAGCATTTCAGGAAAACGAAAAACCTGAAGACTGGCGGGACGGCAGGCAATGACGAAAAAAGACCAGGCTATTCAAACGACAGGAAGCACATTAGACAGAAGTGTACTCCTAAAATCAAACGGGTCCTCGGCTCGGCAGAGAAACTGTTTGTCTGCGGACATTGCGGGAAGAGATTTGCGGTGAAACACAGGCTTGAATTGCACGAGCGGGTTCACACTGGAGAGAAACCGCACAAGATCGCTCGCAAGGAAGAGAAGGCGTACAGCTGCACAGAGTGCGGAAAGACCTTCAATCAGAAATATAGCCTTAAAACACACCAGATTGTCCATGCGGCAGAGAAACCATTCAATTGCACACGGTGTGGAAAGGGTTTCACTGTTAAACGCAGCCTCTTGGTACACCAGCGTATTCACACGGGTGAGAAACCATACAGCTGCGTTACATGCGGAAAGAGTTTCCGCCAAGCTAGCTACCTTACAGTGCACCGCAGggttcacacaggagagaagccGTACCCTTGCAACAAATGTGAGAAGAGCTTCAGCAGTGCAAATAGTCTGAAAACGCACCAGGTAGTTCATACGGGAGAGAAGGCCTTCAGCTGTGCTATATGCGGGAGGAGTTTCAGCGTTGCAGTTAACCTCAATCGACACCTACGAGTGCACACGGGAGAGAAACCGTTCAGCTGTGACATATGCGGGAGGTGTTTCACACAAGCTAATAGTCTGAAAGACCATAAGCAAATTCACACTGGACAGAGAAGGTTTAGAAAGGAGAAACCATTCAGTTGCGCTACATGTGGGAGAAGGTTCACTCATCAGGTCACACTCCAGAAACATGAGGAAACTCACACTGGAGAGCAAAACACACAGAATCCTTGCACTTGTGAGTTTTGTGGAAAGACCTTCAGGTATGCGCATTACCTTAAAATACATGAGCGagttcacacaggagagaaaccatACAGCTGTGTGAAGTGTGGCAGGTGTTTTAGCCAGGTAAGTGCACTTCTATCACACcaaaaaatacacacaggagagaaaccatTCACCTGTGACATATGTGGGAAGAATTTCAGTTTTCAAAATAGTCTTAAGTCACATCAAAGAACTCACACTGGAGAGAAGCCTTTTAACTGTGCCACATGTGGGAAGACTTTCAGTTTTGTGGGCAATCTTAAGAGACATCAACGtgttcacacaggagagaaaccatTTAGCTGTCATATTTGTGGGAAAAGTTTCAGCCAAGCAAATAATGTTAAAGCTCACCAGCAaattcacacaggagagaaaccatTCATGTGTGAcaagtgtgggaagagttttgcATATGTAAGAAATCTTAGGGAACACAAATGTGTTTACACCTGA